The sequence below is a genomic window from Thermoplasma sp. Kam2015.
CTTCACTCTGTAAAAAATATTGTATTTTATACCTGCATTGTCCAGTGAGGAGAGGATCTTGTTGAACTGCTTTGAATTACTGATCCTGGGGCCAACAACAATCAGTACGCTCTTTAATCCTAGCGATCTGGCATCCTTGCCCACCTCATGACTTATGTTCATTCCAAATTTTATCTTTGGTACATTGATCACGAACGCATTGTCATTAAATTCTGTAGATACTAGGTAGCTGCCCTTCATGATCTCACTCCACATATTTTGGTGCATGCGGATATTTATCCCAGATTCCAGGATCATGGCTTATTATCAATTTCTGCCTTCGTGCAGCTTCCCGGATCTTCATCTTCTTTATATACGAATTCCATTCCTGTGCATCGGACAAAAGCCATCCTTTTGCCTCGACCTCGTACTCTCTCGGTAAATGGAGGAAGTCACCGGTCATCGTATACCTGTTGCCCTTTTCAGTCTCTACATTCATGACCTGGTGTCCGGCAGTATGCCCACCAGTAAATTCAACTGAAACTCCATCCACTATTTCGAAAACAGGATCATCCAGAGTCATCCATCTTGCCCCCTTCAATGGCAAAAGATCAGAATAGTCGTATGCGCCACTCTTCCCCTGCCATATCATCGATAACGCGCTTTCCAGTTCCCTGCGCTGTACGATCAGAGGAACCTTTGCGTCCCTGAAAACGGATGCCTGCCCAACATGATCC
It includes:
- a CDS encoding N-acyl homoserine lactonase family protein, with translation MDFGWLGGDIGWFLPGQLGGAMTYSNREPKREWVEIPITGAVVEHPEARILFDTGISPDAMKTHEKGLMEAFPIIKMGEENHIEKQLGLLGLKPEDIDFVVISHLHLDHVGQASVFRDAKVPLIVQRRELESALSMIWQGKSGAYDYSDLLPLKGARWMTLDDPVFEIVDGVSVEFTGGHTAGHQVMNVETEKGNRYTMTGDFLHLPREYEVEAKGWLLSDAQEWNSYIKKMKIREAARRQKLIISHDPGIWDKYPHAPKYVE